CAAGGAACTTACCCGTTATGGTCATGAAATCAATATTCATTTAGTCCCTTTTACTAATTTACAACAGAAAATTTTCCGTGAAATCCCTAATGGATATGCCATGACGGTCATGCGAAGAATGATGCTAAGAATTAGTGAACGAGTGGCTAAAAAAGAAGAAATCCTTTCTTTAACTACTGGGGAGAGTTTAGGACAGGTGGCAAGTCAAACGATGGAAAGTATGAACGCCATCAATGAGGTGACCAACTATCCCGTAATTCGTCCCCTTGTGGCAATGGATAAACTTGAGATCATCGATATCGCACAGGAAATTAATACGTATGAAATTTCTATACTTCCTTATGAAGATTGCTGTACGATTTTTGTTCCTGATCAACCTAAAACAAAACCAAGAAGAGAAAAAGTACATCAATTTGAAGATCCTGTGGATTTTGAACAGGAAATCCAAGAAGCCATACAAGGGATTGAGACCATTGTAGTTAAAGAATCCGACCTTGACAAGGTAGAGCCGAATTTCGAAGATTTATTGTAGATGAAATAATTGGCAATGAAAATCCCGAATGAATTACTCATCTCCGACGCATTATATTTAGTAACAAGGAGGTGAGACAACATGGCAAGCAACAACAACAACCAACTTCTTGTACCTGGAGTTGAACAAGCTTTAGATCAAATGAAATATGAGATCGCTCAAGAGTTTGGAGTTCAACTTGGAGCAGAAACTACTTCCCGTGCGAATGGTTCTGTAGGGGGAGAGATCACTAAGCGTTTAGTCTCTATGGCTGAATCTCAACTTGGCGGAAGACAACA
This genomic stretch from Bacillaceae bacterium S4-13-56 harbors:
- a CDS encoding alpha/beta-type small acid-soluble spore protein; translated protein: MASNNNNQLLVPGVEQALDQMKYEIAQEFGVQLGAETTSRANGSVGGEITKRLVSMAESQLGGRQQ